In Pongo abelii isolate AG06213 chromosome 15, NHGRI_mPonAbe1-v2.0_pri, whole genome shotgun sequence, a single window of DNA contains:
- the SERPINA5 gene encoding plasma serine protease inhibitor isoform X1 — MPRTRSQSIILFERSTGSRLRDPEIRPWGQNVGWIGEQRTAAMQLFLLLCLVLLSPQGDSLHRHHPREMKKRVKDLHVGATVAPSSRRDFTFDLYRALASAAPSQNIFFSPVSISMSLAMLSLGAGSSTKMQILEGLGLNLQKSSEEELHRGFQELLQELNQPRDSFQLSLGNALFTDLMMDLQDTFVSAMKTLYLADTFPTNFRDSAGAMKQINDYVAKQTKGKIVDLLKNLDSNAVVIMVNYIFFKAKWETSFNHKGTQEQDFYVTSETVVRVPMMSREDQYHYLLDRNLSCRVVGVPYQGNATALFILPSEGKMQQVENGLSEKTLRKWLKMFKKRQLELCLPKFSIEGSYQLEKVLPKLGISNVFTSHADLSGISNHSNIQVSEMVHKAVVEVDESGTRAAAATGTIFTFRSARLNSQRIVFNRPFLMFIVDNNILFLGKVNRP; from the exons ATGCCCAGGACAAGATCACAAAGCATCATCCTGTTCGAAAGGTCAACAGGATCAAGGTTGAGAGACCCTGAAATAAGGCCATGGGGACAAAATGTTGGCTGGATAGGAG AACAAAGAACAGCCGCCATGCAGCTCTTCCTCCTCTTGTGTCTGGTGCTTCTTAGCCCTCAGGGGGACTCCCTTCACCGCCACCATCCCCGGGAGATGAAGAAGAGAGTCAAGGACCTCCATGTAGGTGCCACGGTGGCCCCCAGCAGCAGAAGGGACTTTACCTTCGACCTCTACAGGGCCTTGGCTTCCGCTGCCCCCAGCCAGAACATCTTCTTCTCCCCTGTGAGCATCTCCATGAGCCTGGCCATgctctccctgggggctgggtCCAGCACAAAGATGCAGATCCTGGAGGGCCTGGGCCTCAACCTCCAGAAAAGCTCAGAGGAGGAGCTACACAGAGGCTTTCAGGAGCTCCTTCAGGAGCTCAACCAGCCCAGAGATAGCTTCCAGCTGAGCCTCGGCAACGCCCTTTTCACCGACCTGATGATGGACCTGCAGGACACCTTCGTGAGTGCCATGAAGACGCTGTACCTGGCAGACACTTTCCCCACCAACTTTAGGGACTCTGCAGGGGCCATGAAGCAAATCAATGATTATGTGGCAAAGCAAACGAAGGGCAAGATTGTGGACTTGCTTAAGAACCTCGATAGCAACGCGGTCGTGATCATGGTGAATTACATCTTCTTTAAAG CTAAGTGGGAGACAAGCTTCAACCACAAAGGCACCCAAGAGCAAGACTTCTACGTGACCTCAGAGACTGTGGTGCGGGTACCCATGATGAGCCGCGAGGATCAGTATCACTACCTCCTGGACCGGAACCTCTCCTGCAGGGTGGTGGGGGTCCCCTACCAAGGCAATGCCACGGCTTTGTTCATTCTCCCCAGTGAGGGAAAGATGCAGCAGGTGGAGAATGGACTGAGTGAGAAAACGCTGAGGAAGTGGCTTAAGATGTTCAAAAAGAG GCAGCTCGAGCTTTGCCTTCCCAAATTCTCCATTGAGGGCTCCTATCAGCTGGAGAAAGTCCTCCCCAAGCTGGGGATCAGTAACGTCTTCACTTCCCATGCTGATCTGTCTGGCATCAGCAACCACTCAAATATCCAGGTGTCTGAG ATGGTGCACAAAGCTGTGGTGGAGGTGGATGAGTCTGGAACCAGAGCAGCGGCAGCCACGGGGACAATCTTCACATTCAGGTCGGCCCGCCTGAACTCTCAGAGGATAGTGTTCAACAGGCCCTTTCTGATGTTCATTGTGGATAACAATATCCTCTTCCTTGGCAAAGTGAACCGCCCCTGA
- the SERPINA5 gene encoding plasma serine protease inhibitor isoform X2 has product MQLFLLLCLVLLSPQGDSLHRHHPREMKKRVKDLHVGATVAPSSRRDFTFDLYRALASAAPSQNIFFSPVSISMSLAMLSLGAGSSTKMQILEGLGLNLQKSSEEELHRGFQELLQELNQPRDSFQLSLGNALFTDLMMDLQDTFVSAMKTLYLADTFPTNFRDSAGAMKQINDYVAKQTKGKIVDLLKNLDSNAVVIMVNYIFFKAKWETSFNHKGTQEQDFYVTSETVVRVPMMSREDQYHYLLDRNLSCRVVGVPYQGNATALFILPSEGKMQQVENGLSEKTLRKWLKMFKKRQLELCLPKFSIEGSYQLEKVLPKLGISNVFTSHADLSGISNHSNIQVSEMVHKAVVEVDESGTRAAAATGTIFTFRSARLNSQRIVFNRPFLMFIVDNNILFLGKVNRP; this is encoded by the exons ATGCAGCTCTTCCTCCTCTTGTGTCTGGTGCTTCTTAGCCCTCAGGGGGACTCCCTTCACCGCCACCATCCCCGGGAGATGAAGAAGAGAGTCAAGGACCTCCATGTAGGTGCCACGGTGGCCCCCAGCAGCAGAAGGGACTTTACCTTCGACCTCTACAGGGCCTTGGCTTCCGCTGCCCCCAGCCAGAACATCTTCTTCTCCCCTGTGAGCATCTCCATGAGCCTGGCCATgctctccctgggggctgggtCCAGCACAAAGATGCAGATCCTGGAGGGCCTGGGCCTCAACCTCCAGAAAAGCTCAGAGGAGGAGCTACACAGAGGCTTTCAGGAGCTCCTTCAGGAGCTCAACCAGCCCAGAGATAGCTTCCAGCTGAGCCTCGGCAACGCCCTTTTCACCGACCTGATGATGGACCTGCAGGACACCTTCGTGAGTGCCATGAAGACGCTGTACCTGGCAGACACTTTCCCCACCAACTTTAGGGACTCTGCAGGGGCCATGAAGCAAATCAATGATTATGTGGCAAAGCAAACGAAGGGCAAGATTGTGGACTTGCTTAAGAACCTCGATAGCAACGCGGTCGTGATCATGGTGAATTACATCTTCTTTAAAG CTAAGTGGGAGACAAGCTTCAACCACAAAGGCACCCAAGAGCAAGACTTCTACGTGACCTCAGAGACTGTGGTGCGGGTACCCATGATGAGCCGCGAGGATCAGTATCACTACCTCCTGGACCGGAACCTCTCCTGCAGGGTGGTGGGGGTCCCCTACCAAGGCAATGCCACGGCTTTGTTCATTCTCCCCAGTGAGGGAAAGATGCAGCAGGTGGAGAATGGACTGAGTGAGAAAACGCTGAGGAAGTGGCTTAAGATGTTCAAAAAGAG GCAGCTCGAGCTTTGCCTTCCCAAATTCTCCATTGAGGGCTCCTATCAGCTGGAGAAAGTCCTCCCCAAGCTGGGGATCAGTAACGTCTTCACTTCCCATGCTGATCTGTCTGGCATCAGCAACCACTCAAATATCCAGGTGTCTGAG ATGGTGCACAAAGCTGTGGTGGAGGTGGATGAGTCTGGAACCAGAGCAGCGGCAGCCACGGGGACAATCTTCACATTCAGGTCGGCCCGCCTGAACTCTCAGAGGATAGTGTTCAACAGGCCCTTTCTGATGTTCATTGTGGATAACAATATCCTCTTCCTTGGCAAAGTGAACCGCCCCTGA
- the SERPINA4 gene encoding kallistatin precursor (The RefSeq protein has 3 substitutions compared to this genomic sequence) has product MHLIDYLLLLLVGLLALSHGQLHVEHDGESCSNSSHQQILETGEGSPSLKIAPANADFAFRFYYLIASETPGKNIFFSPLSISAAYAMLSLGACSHSRSQILEGLGFNLTELSESDVHRGFQHLLHTLNLPGHGLETRVGSALFLSHNLKFLAKFLNDTMTFYEAKLFHTNFYDTVGTIQLINDHVKKETRGKIVDLVSELKKDVLMVLVNYIYFKALWEKPFISSRTTPKDFYVDENTTVRVPMMLQDQEHHWYLHDRYLPCSVLRMDYKGDTTVFFILPNQGKMGEIEEVLTPEMLMRWNNLLQKRNFYKKLELHFPKFSISGSYVLDQILPRLGFTDLFSKRADLSGITKQQKLEASKSFHKATLDVDEAGTEAAAATSFAIKFFSAQTNRHILRFNRPFLVVIFSTSTQSVLFLGKVVDPTKQ; this is encoded by the exons ATGCATCTTATCGACTACCTGCTCCTCCTGCTGGTTGGACTACTGGCCCTTTCTCATGGCCAGCTGCACATTGAGCATGATGGTGAGAGTTGCAGTAACAGCTCCCACCAGCAGATTCTGGAGACAGGTGAGGGCTCCCCCAGCCTCAAGATAGCCCCTGCCAATGCTGACTTTGCCTTCCGCTTCTACTACCTGATCGCTTCGGAGACCCCGGGGAAGAACATCTTTTTCTCCCCGCTGAGCATCTCGGCCGCCTACGCCATGCTTTCCCTGGGGGCTTGCTCACACAGCCGCAGCCAGATCCTCGAGGGCCTGGGCTTCAACCTCACCGAGCTGTCTGAGTCCGATGTCCATAGGGGCTTCCAGCACCTCCTGCACACTCTCAACCTCCCCGGCCATGGGCTGGAAACACGCGTGGGCAGTGCTCTGTTCCTGAGCCACAACCTGAAGTTCCTTGCAAAATTCCTGAATGACACCATGACCTTCTATGAGGCTAAACTCTTCCACACCAACTTCTACGACACTGTGGGCACAATCCAGCTTATCAACGACCACGTCAAGAAGGAAACCCGAGGGAAGATTGTGGATTTGGTCAGTGAGCTCAAGAAGGACGTCTTGATGGTGCTGGTGAATTACATTTACTTCAAAG CCCTGTGGGAGAAACCATTCATTTCCTCAAGGACCACTCCTAAAGACTTCTATGTTGATGAGAACACAACAGTCCGGGTGCCCATGATGCTGCAGGACCAGGAGCATCACTGGTATCTTCATGACAGATACTTGCCCTGCTCGGTGCTACGGATGGATTACAAAGGAGACACAACCGTGTTTTTCATTCTCCCTAACCAAGGCAAAATGAGGGAGATTGAAGAGGTTTTGACTCCAGAGATGCTAATGAGGTGGAACAACTTGTTGCAGAAGAG GAATTTTTACAAGAAGCTAGAGTTGCATTTTCCCAAGTTCTCCATTTCTGGCTCCTATGTATTAGATCagattttgcccaggctgggcttcaCGGATCTGTTCTCCAAGAGGGCTGACTTATCCGGCATCACCAAACAGCAAAAACTGGAGGCATCCAAA AGTTTCCACAAGGCCACGTTGGACGTGGATGAGGCTGGCACCGAGGCTGCAGCAGCCACCAGCTTCACGATCAAATTCTTCTCTGCCCAGACCAATCGCCACATCCTGCGATTCAACCGGCCCTTCCTTGTGGTGATCTTTTCCACCAGCACCCAGAGTGTCCTCTTTCTGGGCAAGGTCGTCGACCCCACGAAACAATAG